The following proteins are encoded in a genomic region of Laspinema palackyanum D2c:
- a CDS encoding DNA gyrase/topoisomerase IV subunit A has protein sequence MAKQLNLLSTGQVIPTALHVEMQQSYLEYAMSVIVGRALPDVRDGLKPVHRRIMYAMHELGLSPDRPYRKCARVVGDVLGKYHPHGDQSVYDAMVRMIQDFSSRYPLLAGHGNFGSVDNDPPAAMRYTETRLAEIGSDAMLQEIGEATVDFIGNFDNSQQEPIVLPAQLPMLLLNGSSGIAVGMATNVPPHNLGEVVDALIALIDNPDLSDEKLFTLIPGPDFPTGGEIIDTEGIRSAYTTGRGIIPLRGVARVEEIQGGRGKHRRQAIVVTELPYQVNKSAWIEKIADLVNHGRLEGISDLRDESDRDGIRVVIELKREMNPEVVLQHLYHQTALQNNFGAILLALVEAQPRQLSLRQMLQEFLTFREQTLNRLYTHELERTQQRLEIVEGLLKALNNLDALIEILRNAPDGTTAKVELQTELELTENQADAILGMPMRRITGLERQKLQDERDQLNTRREELERLLGDRRELLKGLKKELRSLKKKYGDPRRTRIYSVSPDRETVLVATPDSGEETSKTKSRKGKKAEISEEVAPSLPLFATPPEPEETVLEFTRRGYVQRLSPSTYERQQQKQEENPEIQTLEAGADFVVETHVAFTDQDVLILTRDGKGFSIKVGDIPANKRGAKKTPFVSLFPPAVHGNPDAIATQFILSDYPETLDLIFLTERGRIKRLPLSEFANLTARGLTAVKLKEGDALAYANLATVGQDIAIATSGGRLLRFAIDDENLPITSRASMPQQALRLGKGENLVGCVALSQREKLLLVSKLGYGKRLPMDLVRLAKPGDLGTQSMMFKNKTDALVGMVAALPDAELKLLTSSDRFLRLPVNSVKSKRKDDAGDRLIKLEPKETLVYLSVSSPEPEQYV, from the coding sequence ATGGCTAAACAATTGAACCTACTGTCTACTGGACAGGTTATCCCGACTGCGTTGCACGTTGAAATGCAACAGTCCTACCTTGAATATGCCATGAGTGTGATCGTGGGGAGGGCGTTACCCGACGTCCGAGATGGCTTAAAGCCTGTCCACCGGCGGATCATGTACGCGATGCATGAATTGGGATTGTCTCCCGATCGCCCTTATCGGAAATGTGCTCGCGTGGTTGGGGATGTCCTAGGTAAATACCACCCCCACGGCGATCAATCCGTTTATGATGCGATGGTGCGGATGATCCAGGACTTCTCCAGTCGGTATCCCCTCCTCGCGGGTCATGGCAATTTTGGTTCGGTAGATAACGACCCCCCAGCGGCAATGCGTTACACGGAAACGCGCCTTGCCGAAATTGGCAGCGATGCCATGCTTCAGGAAATCGGTGAAGCGACGGTTGATTTTATCGGGAATTTCGATAATTCTCAACAAGAACCCATTGTTTTACCGGCACAATTACCCATGCTGCTGCTCAATGGCAGTTCGGGAATTGCCGTGGGTATGGCAACCAATGTCCCTCCCCACAATTTAGGGGAGGTGGTGGATGCATTGATTGCTTTGATTGATAACCCGGATCTGTCTGATGAGAAATTATTTACCCTAATTCCTGGTCCCGATTTCCCCACCGGCGGCGAAATTATTGACACCGAAGGGATTCGATCCGCTTACACCACGGGACGGGGAATTATCCCCTTGCGCGGGGTGGCACGAGTGGAGGAAATCCAAGGGGGACGCGGCAAACATCGGCGTCAGGCGATCGTGGTGACGGAGTTGCCGTATCAGGTGAATAAATCTGCCTGGATTGAAAAAATCGCGGATTTGGTGAATCATGGACGCTTGGAAGGAATTTCCGATCTTCGTGACGAGAGCGATCGCGATGGGATTCGCGTTGTCATTGAACTCAAACGGGAAATGAACCCGGAAGTAGTTCTGCAACATCTCTACCACCAAACCGCACTGCAAAATAACTTCGGTGCAATTCTCTTGGCACTGGTAGAGGCACAACCGCGCCAATTATCCCTGCGGCAAATGTTGCAGGAGTTCCTAACCTTCCGGGAACAGACGCTGAATCGTCTTTACACCCATGAACTCGAACGCACTCAGCAGCGGTTGGAAATTGTCGAAGGATTACTCAAGGCGCTGAACAACTTAGATGCACTCATCGAGATTTTGCGGAATGCGCCGGATGGCACGACGGCAAAAGTTGAGTTGCAAACCGAGTTGGAACTCACGGAGAACCAAGCGGATGCGATTTTAGGGATGCCGATGCGCCGGATCACGGGATTGGAACGGCAAAAATTGCAGGATGAACGGGACCAACTCAATACCAGGCGGGAGGAGTTGGAACGGTTACTCGGCGATCGCCGGGAATTACTCAAAGGGTTGAAGAAAGAGTTGCGATCGCTCAAAAAGAAATATGGCGACCCTAGGCGGACCCGGATTTACAGCGTTTCGCCCGATCGCGAGACAGTGCTGGTGGCAACTCCTGACTCCGGGGAAGAAACCAGCAAAACTAAATCCCGCAAAGGCAAAAAGGCAGAGATTTCGGAAGAAGTTGCTCCCTCTCTCCCCCTATTTGCGACTCCCCCAGAACCAGAAGAAACGGTTCTGGAATTTACTCGACGCGGGTATGTACAACGGTTATCTCCCTCCACTTATGAGCGTCAGCAACAGAAACAGGAGGAAAATCCCGAGATTCAAACCCTCGAAGCGGGTGCGGATTTTGTAGTAGAAACCCATGTTGCCTTTACGGATCAAGATGTCCTGATTTTGACCCGAGATGGCAAGGGATTCTCGATTAAAGTCGGAGATATTCCCGCGAATAAACGAGGCGCAAAAAAAACGCCGTTCGTGAGTTTGTTTCCCCCGGCAGTGCATGGGAATCCTGATGCGATCGCCACTCAGTTTATCCTCTCAGATTATCCTGAAACTCTGGATTTAATCTTCTTGACGGAACGGGGAAGAATTAAACGCTTACCGCTGTCAGAATTCGCCAATTTGACAGCAAGAGGATTAACAGCAGTGAAGCTAAAAGAGGGGGATGCATTAGCGTATGCCAATTTAGCAACGGTGGGACAAGATATCGCGATCGCCACCTCTGGGGGACGATTACTCCGATTTGCGATCGATGATGAGAATCTGCCGATTACCAGTCGCGCCTCCATGCCACAACAAGCATTGCGTTTAGGCAAGGGTGAGAATTTGGTCGGATGTGTCGCCCTCAGTCAGCGTGAGAAACTCTTGCTGGTGTCTAAATTGGGATATGGAAAACGCTTGCCGATGGATTTAGTCCGACTGGCGAAACCGGGGGATTTGGGTACTCAGTCGATGATGTTTAAAAATAAGACTGATGCGCTAGTAGGAATGGTGGCAGCACTTCCAGATGCGGAGTTGAAGTTACTTACCAGTAGCGATCGCTTCTTGCGGTTGCCGGTTAATTCAGTGAAATCCAAGCGCAAAGATGACGCAGGCGATCGGTTAATCAAACTCGAACCCAAAGAAACCCTCGTCTATCTGAGTGTTTCCTCTCCCGAACCCGAACAATATGTGTAA
- a CDS encoding ubiquitin-like small modifier protein 1 — translation MSVKVLIPTPLQKFTSDKATVECSGSNVAELLDSLEANCPGIKERLCDEKGQLRRFLNVYVNEEDIRFLEGTDTPLKEGDEVSIVPAVAGG, via the coding sequence ATGTCCGTTAAAGTTTTAATTCCGACTCCTCTCCAGAAGTTTACTAGCGATAAGGCTACCGTTGAGTGTAGTGGTAGTAATGTGGCGGAATTGTTAGATTCCCTCGAAGCTAACTGTCCCGGCATTAAAGAGCGTCTTTGTGATGAAAAAGGACAACTGCGGCGCTTTTTGAATGTGTATGTTAATGAAGAAGATATCCGCTTTTTAGAGGGGACTGATACGCCTCTCAAGGAAGGGGATGAGGTGAGTATTGTTCCTGCTGTTGCTGGGGGTTAA
- the thrC gene encoding threonine synthase, whose product MIQATELHNHSHDTPPSGATFDQLKCKECGAEYETKAIHVCELCFGPLEVKYNYDEIRRQVTRETIQAGPNSIWRYRPFLPVMTDTPIDVGTGMTPLVKSNRLARRLGMKNLYIKNDAVNMPTLSFKDRVVSVALTRAKELGFTTVSCASTGNLANSTAAIAAYAGLDCCVFIPSDLEAGKVLGTLIYNPTLMSVKGNYDQVNRLCSEVANTHGWGFVNINLRPYYSEGSKTLAYEVAEQLGWQLPDRIVAPLASGSLFTKIYKGFQEFIEVGLVDEKAVRFTGAQAEGCSPIAAAFREGRDFIKPVKPNTVAKSIAIGNPADGVYALEIAHKTNGNIESVTDAEIIEGMKLLAETEGIFTETAGGTTIAVLKKSLEAGKIDPDETTVVYITGNGLKTQEAVHGYIGEPLTIEPKLESFERALERSRTLDRLEWQQVLV is encoded by the coding sequence ATGATCCAGGCGACAGAATTGCACAACCACAGTCATGACACCCCGCCGAGTGGGGCCACGTTTGACCAACTGAAATGTAAAGAATGTGGTGCGGAGTATGAAACGAAGGCGATTCATGTCTGTGAATTGTGTTTTGGACCTCTGGAAGTTAAATATAATTACGATGAGATTCGCCGTCAGGTGACTCGGGAAACGATTCAGGCGGGTCCTAATTCGATTTGGCGCTATCGTCCCTTTTTGCCGGTGATGACGGATACCCCGATTGATGTGGGAACGGGGATGACTCCTTTGGTGAAGTCCAACCGTTTGGCGCGTCGGTTGGGGATGAAAAATCTGTATATTAAAAATGATGCGGTGAATATGCCGACCCTGAGTTTTAAGGACCGGGTGGTTTCGGTGGCGTTGACTCGGGCGAAGGAACTGGGATTTACCACGGTTTCTTGTGCGAGTACCGGGAATTTGGCGAATTCTACCGCTGCGATCGCCGCTTATGCGGGGTTAGATTGTTGTGTGTTTATTCCCTCGGATTTAGAAGCTGGCAAGGTGTTGGGAACCCTCATCTATAATCCAACCCTGATGTCAGTTAAAGGGAATTATGACCAAGTAAACCGCCTCTGTTCTGAAGTTGCCAATACTCATGGTTGGGGGTTTGTTAATATTAATCTGCGGCCTTATTATTCGGAAGGGTCTAAAACCCTCGCTTATGAAGTCGCAGAACAATTGGGTTGGCAGTTGCCCGATCGCATTGTTGCACCTCTTGCCTCGGGTTCTCTGTTCACCAAGATTTACAAAGGATTTCAAGAGTTTATTGAAGTTGGATTGGTTGACGAGAAAGCGGTTCGGTTTACAGGGGCTCAAGCGGAGGGTTGTTCGCCGATCGCCGCTGCATTCCGGGAAGGACGGGACTTTATTAAGCCGGTTAAACCTAATACGGTGGCAAAATCCATTGCGATCGGGAATCCTGCTGATGGCGTTTATGCTTTAGAAATTGCTCACAAAACCAATGGCAATATTGAATCCGTCACTGATGCAGAAATCATTGAAGGGATGAAGCTGCTGGCAGAAACGGAAGGAATATTTACCGAAACTGCTGGCGGGACGACGATTGCTGTGCTGAAGAAATCTCTGGAAGCTGGTAAGATTGACCCGGATGAAACGACGGTGGTTTATATTACTGGAAATGGATTAAAAACCCAGGAAGCGGTTCACGGTTATATTGGTGAACCCCTGACCATTGAGCCGAAATTAGAGAGCTTTGAACGGGCGTTAGAACGTTCTCGCACGCTCGATCGCTTGGAATGGCAGCAGGTTTTAGTTTAA
- a CDS encoding MoaD/ThiS family protein yields the protein MSEPSIAVTVKLFAAYQEAYGVPELVLEFPPGTPVVAVRDRLIAEHPELDCWRDITRFGINLDFVDPQTPLQAGDEVVLIPPVSGG from the coding sequence ATGTCTGAACCCTCGATCGCCGTTACGGTAAAACTGTTCGCTGCTTATCAAGAAGCTTATGGCGTTCCTGAGTTAGTTTTGGAATTTCCTCCGGGGACTCCGGTGGTGGCAGTGCGCGATCGCCTGATTGCTGAACACCCGGAACTCGACTGCTGGCGCGATATCACTCGCTTTGGCATCAATCTCGATTTTGTTGACCCCCAGACTCCCTTACAAGCGGGGGATGAAGTGGTGTTAATTCCGCCTGTGAGTGGGGGGTGA
- a CDS encoding plasmid pRiA4b ORF-3 family protein, with product MPTRKNPESIYQLKITLSNIRPPIWRRVQVSSDYTLADLHEVIQVVMGWEDCHLHSFTIQGEDYGMPMDDDFGFGGVEMKNETRVKLSKIIPGEKFKFSYLYDFGDSWDHQILVEKVLPPDPDVKYPICIKAKRACPPDDSGGPWGYPNFLEVIQNKKHPDHEEMLDWVGGSFDPEEANLDEINADLKRVFK from the coding sequence ATGCCAACTCGAAAAAACCCTGAATCCATCTATCAACTAAAAATTACTCTGAGCAATATCCGACCCCCCATTTGGCGGCGAGTACAAGTGAGTAGCGATTACACCTTGGCAGATTTACACGAAGTGATCCAAGTCGTGATGGGTTGGGAAGATTGCCATCTTCATTCATTTACCATTCAAGGGGAAGATTACGGAATGCCAATGGATGATGATTTCGGCTTTGGGGGCGTGGAAATGAAGAATGAAACCCGAGTCAAACTCAGCAAAATCATCCCCGGAGAAAAGTTTAAATTCTCATACCTCTACGACTTCGGCGATTCCTGGGACCATCAAATCCTCGTCGAGAAAGTGCTGCCACCGGATCCGGATGTCAAATATCCGATTTGTATAAAAGCGAAAAGAGCCTGTCCCCCAGACGACTCTGGCGGTCCTTGGGGATATCCAAATTTCCTAGAAGTGATCCAAAATAAAAAGCATCCGGACCATGAAGAAATGCTCGACTGGGTAGGTGGCTCTTTTGACCCCGAGGAGGCTAACCTAGATGAGATTAACGCTGATTTGAAGAGAGTTTTTAAATAA
- a CDS encoding Rpn family recombination-promoting nuclease/putative transposase: MKTDSLFYQIFQQFPASFFEVINRSASDAAAYQFTSVELKQVAFRIDGVFLPKQEESTQPFYLVEVQFQPDDSLYYRLFGELFLYLKQNQPPHPWRVVVIYPNRRIERAQELQFAEMLELTRVSRIYLDELNDSTESLGIQVLQLVIQDTESAATERAKQLIARSQSQITSEEVRRQFIELIETIIVYKLPQKSREEIEAMLGLSELRQTKVYQEAFTEGKLEGKLEGKLEAIPKMIQKGISLEEIANILDLPLETVQQNTPDSEGKSPT, from the coding sequence ATGAAAACAGATAGCCTATTTTACCAAATATTTCAGCAGTTTCCTGCAAGTTTTTTTGAAGTTATCAATCGCTCTGCCAGCGATGCAGCCGCTTATCAGTTTACCTCAGTAGAACTCAAACAAGTGGCGTTTCGGATTGATGGAGTGTTTCTACCCAAACAGGAAGAGTCTACCCAACCATTTTATCTGGTAGAAGTTCAGTTTCAACCCGATGATAGTTTATATTATCGCCTCTTTGGGGAACTGTTTCTGTATTTAAAACAAAATCAACCACCCCATCCTTGGCGGGTGGTGGTCATTTATCCAAACCGCCGCATCGAACGCGCACAAGAGTTACAGTTTGCAGAAATGTTAGAACTCACTCGCGTTTCGCGGATTTATCTGGACGAGTTGAACGACTCAACTGAGTCCTTGGGAATTCAGGTGTTGCAACTGGTGATTCAAGATACCGAAAGTGCAGCAACAGAAAGAGCGAAACAATTAATTGCTCGCTCTCAATCTCAAATCACCTCCGAAGAGGTGCGACGGCAGTTTATCGAGTTAATAGAAACCATCATCGTCTACAAATTACCGCAAAAAAGTCGGGAGGAAATTGAAGCTATGCTGGGATTGAGTGAATTAAGACAAACCAAAGTCTATCAAGAAGCCTTTACCGAAGGCAAACTTGAAGGCAAACTTGAAGGCAAACTTGAAGCGATTCCGAAAATGATTCAAAAAGGAATTAGCCTGGAGGAAATTGCCAATATTTTAGACTTACCGTTAGAAACAGTTCAGCAAAATACCCCCGATTCTGAAGGGAAATCGCCAACTTAA
- a CDS encoding 30S ribosomal protein S2, whose amino-acid sequence MARKPSNTGHRAKINQKSRYPRTLMEQVCEYIEAPNHQEKIFLIVGTKPRTSELVDKLAKCYKDKIFYCKNSRKVYRYKTGQQHCYVNRLYSGKILTKLSKLQQLERLEKLDESEREEIAHLQRQLNPLRGIKRMARLPDAVILLDRRTQYKVLIDECRDLGIEVIHSLNQLREPGNKKQKIKTKTKKTKNKKQKPNHNGNNAQPKKVPTPDQIRENINDEIENNPELNQLNKLRSEANPAAWNQLVQWLLGQAKRSITRAIEPLAELWFDVDFEQARNHVAELQTKYPNHTRDEIANILIKETVFKVAGISYIEDLAPEDIQDEIKTAISSVAKCDLKTITQECAEMVFKIAGIYDFDLNSPIRQFEALAAFGIAWLGKRAINAGIGWLDVDFFDEINIRAVSQALMIFTVGNAARLFYKAKLEGDTLLDNPTKFERVLEASRSNDLYTVQDDEDLTQVIIKQFSTNPKSSEPETSQNPVNGTKITPFPPIECPQGIDYSQLENLLKDGKWKEADHETRRVMLEVVKSTKWFDDKSINGFSQQHLSYINHLWKTNSNDRFGFSRQKRIYDGLGGTGEYKAEIWSKFAETVGWKQEENWLYYPDLQFDTDAPEGHLPAVLGHQKHFWGLGDIQGSRLRLLLSREDS is encoded by the coding sequence ATGGCAAGGAAGCCCTCAAACACCGGACACCGGGCAAAAATCAATCAAAAATCCCGATATCCCCGAACTTTAATGGAACAGGTTTGCGAGTATATAGAAGCACCCAACCACCAGGAAAAAATTTTTCTAATTGTCGGAACAAAACCACGGACATCAGAACTGGTGGACAAATTAGCAAAGTGCTACAAAGATAAAATATTTTATTGCAAAAATAGTCGGAAAGTTTATCGCTACAAGACGGGTCAACAGCACTGTTATGTAAATCGACTGTACTCGGGAAAAATCCTGACCAAGTTATCGAAGCTGCAACAATTAGAAAGGCTAGAAAAACTAGATGAGTCTGAACGGGAAGAGATTGCCCATTTGCAGCGTCAGTTGAATCCTTTGAGGGGCATCAAACGAATGGCTCGGCTTCCAGATGCCGTCATTCTCCTCGACCGGCGAACGCAATATAAAGTTTTAATCGATGAATGTCGCGACCTGGGAATTGAGGTTATTCATTCCCTAAACCAGCTCCGAGAGCCGGGAAACAAAAAACAAAAAATAAAAACAAAGACAAAAAAAACAAAAAATAAAAAACAAAAACCGAATCACAACGGCAATAATGCCCAACCCAAAAAAGTGCCAACCCCAGACCAGATCCGAGAGAATATCAATGATGAAATCGAGAATAACCCAGAACTGAATCAACTTAATAAATTAAGATCAGAGGCCAATCCAGCAGCCTGGAATCAGCTAGTTCAGTGGCTCTTAGGTCAAGCAAAACGATCTATCACTCGGGCGATTGAACCCCTTGCAGAGCTTTGGTTTGACGTTGATTTTGAACAAGCAAGAAACCACGTAGCAGAACTCCAAACAAAATATCCCAATCATACTCGCGACGAAATTGCCAACATCCTGATCAAAGAAACAGTTTTTAAAGTAGCCGGAATTAGTTACATAGAAGACCTAGCTCCCGAGGATATTCAAGATGAAATCAAAACCGCTATCTCTAGCGTAGCCAAATGCGACTTAAAAACCATTACGCAGGAATGTGCCGAAATGGTTTTTAAAATTGCGGGGATCTACGACTTCGATTTGAACAGCCCGATACGACAGTTTGAAGCGTTGGCAGCTTTCGGTATAGCTTGGCTCGGAAAAAGGGCGATCAATGCCGGTATTGGATGGCTCGATGTTGACTTTTTCGATGAAATAAATATCCGCGCAGTTTCTCAAGCCCTAATGATTTTTACGGTGGGCAATGCCGCTCGTCTGTTTTACAAAGCAAAATTAGAGGGAGATACACTTTTGGATAACCCTACCAAGTTTGAGCGAGTTTTGGAAGCAAGTCGAAGCAACGATTTGTACACCGTACAAGATGATGAAGATTTAACACAAGTAATTATCAAACAATTTTCAACGAATCCTAAGAGCTCAGAGCCGGAAACCTCTCAAAATCCAGTAAATGGAACAAAAATTACACCATTTCCTCCAATAGAATGTCCACAGGGCATAGATTACAGTCAGTTAGAAAATTTACTGAAAGATGGTAAGTGGAAGGAGGCGGATCATGAAACAAGGCGGGTCATGTTGGAAGTTGTCAAAAGTACAAAGTGGTTCGATGATAAAAGTATCAACGGGTTTTCTCAACAACATCTCAGTTATATCAATCATCTGTGGAAAACAAACAGCAATGATCGTTTCGGGTTTTCCCGACAAAAACGTATTTATGACGGTTTAGGTGGAACGGGCGAATATAAGGCAGAAATTTGGTCAAAATTCGCCGAAACAGTGGGATGGAAACAAGAAGAAAACTGGCTGTACTACCCAGATCTTCAGTTCGATACCGACGCGCCGGAAGGTCATTTACCAGCAGTTCTCGGGCATCAGAAGCATTTTTGGGGACTAGGAGACATACAGGGCAGTCGCCTGCGTCTCCTCCTCTCCCGTGAAGATTCGTAG
- a CDS encoding Uma2 family endonuclease has product MTTTTPKTKPPTEGRVLLQNITWETYERLLNEIGDHRNIRLHYDRGLLEIMTPLFEHENPKELISALVGVLAEELNIEIIRAGSTTLKNPDLARASEPDSSFYIQNESSIKGKRRLDLKTDPPPDLVIEVDVTSSSIDREGIYAAMGVPEIWRCDRGVVQFLQLRSGNYVETGHSLAFPVLPVTEVAKFLEQSQTVGETTLIRTFRAWVREQIKPEA; this is encoded by the coding sequence ATGACTACCACCACCCCCAAAACAAAACCACCCACCGAAGGCAGAGTCTTACTCCAGAATATTACCTGGGAGACTTACGAACGCTTATTAAATGAAATTGGAGATCACCGCAATATTCGCCTACATTATGACCGAGGATTATTAGAAATCATGACCCCGCTATTTGAACATGAGAATCCCAAAGAATTAATCTCTGCTCTGGTTGGTGTATTAGCGGAGGAATTAAATATAGAAATCATTAGAGCTGGTTCCACCACATTGAAGAACCCAGATTTGGCTCGCGCTTCAGAACCCGATTCAAGTTTTTATATCCAAAATGAGAGTTCTATCAAAGGAAAGCGACGCCTCGACTTAAAAACCGATCCACCACCTGACTTGGTAATCGAAGTTGATGTCACCAGCAGTTCCATTGACCGAGAGGGGATTTATGCGGCAATGGGAGTACCAGAAATCTGGAGATGCGATCGCGGTGTGGTCCAGTTTTTACAATTGCGATCGGGCAACTATGTAGAAACAGGGCATTCTCTAGCGTTTCCTGTATTACCCGTGACCGAAGTTGCCAAGTTTTTAGAACAAAGCCAAACCGTTGGGGAAACCACGTTAATCAGAACCTTTCGCGCCTGGGTGAGAGAGCAAATTAAACCCGAAGCTTAG